Proteins co-encoded in one Triticum urartu cultivar G1812 unplaced genomic scaffold, Tu2.1 TuUngrouped_contig_6309, whole genome shotgun sequence genomic window:
- the LOC125530429 gene encoding indole-3-glycerol phosphate synthase, chloroplastic-like isoform X2, translated as MEALERDQMLNAVELEQWESGKSVNDIAACQGIRIRRHCRPAASMAEIEAEMGAPRNILEKIIWDKEIEVAQGLARSPLNEVIESAGKAPPTRDFYGALAAAHKRNGVPALIAEVKKASPSRGVLRENFDPVEIAQAYEKHGAACLSILTDEKYFQGSFENLQKVRKAGVKCPLLCKEFVVDKWQIYYARAMGADAVLLIAAVLTDLDIKYFLRICKELGLTALIEVHDEREMERVLAINGVQLIGINNRSLETFIVDTSNTKTLLEKHGDAIREKGILVVGESGLFTPDDVAYVQNAGVSAVLVGESLVKQADPGQAIAGLFGKELVH; from the exons ATGGAGGCGCTGGAGCGGGACCAG ATGCTCAACGCGGTGGAGCTGGAGCAGTGGGAGAGCGGCAAGTCCGTCAACGACATCGCGGCCTGCCAGGGGATCCGCATCCGCCGCCactgccgccccgccgcctccatGGCGGAAATCGAGGCCGAGATGGGCGCCCCCCGCAACATCCTCGAGAAGATCATCTGGGACAAGGAGATCGAAGTGGCCCAG GGGCTTGCAAGGAGTCCTCTGAACGAGGTGATTGAGTCTGCAGGGAAGGCTCCTCCTACACGAGACTTCTATGGTGCGCTGGCAGCAGCCCACAAGCGTAATGGGGTGCCAGCATTGATCGCTGAGGTCAAGAAGGCATCACCAAGTAGGGGCGTACTCAGGGAGAACTTCGATCCT GTTGAAATTGCTCAAGCTTATGAAAAGCATGGAGCTGCGTGCTTGAGCATCTTGACTGATGAGAAGTACTTCCAG GGAAGTTTTGAGAATCTTCAGAAGGTGCGCAAAGCAGGAGTGAAG TGCCCCCTTCTGTGCAAAGAGTTCGTCGTTGATAAATGGCAGATCTATTATGCCCGTGCGATGGGTGCTGATGCAGTTCTGTTAATTGCTGCTGTGCTAACTGATCTCGACATAAAATACTTTCTTCGGATATGCAAGGAGTTGGGATTGACAGCTCTTATTGAG GTTCATGATGAAAGAGAGATGGAGCGTGTCCTCGCGATAAATGGTGTTCAGCTTATTGGCATCAACAACCGCAGCCTTG AGACATTTATAGTGGATACTTCGAACACGAAGACGTTGCTGGAGAAGCATGGTGATGCCATCAGGGAGAAGGGAATATTG GTTGTTGGCGAATCAGGGCTATTCACCCCAGATGATGTTGCTTATGTGCAGAATGCTGGAGTCTCCGCT GTTTTGGTAGGAGAATCCTTGGTGAAGCAAGCAGACCCTGGGCAAGCCATCGCTGGGCTCTTCGGCAAAGAACTGGTGCACTGA
- the LOC125530429 gene encoding indole-3-glycerol phosphate synthase, chloroplastic-like isoform X1 — protein sequence MEALERDQMLNAVELEQWESGKSVNDIAACQGIRIRRHCRPAASMAEIEAEMGAPRNILEKIIWDKEIEVAQGLARSPLNEVIESAGKAPPTRDFYGALAAAHKRNGVPALIAEVKKASPSRGVLRENFDPVEIAQAYEKHGAACLSILTDEKYFQGSFENLQKVRKAGVKCPLLCKEFVVDKWQIYYARAMGADAVLLIAAVLTDLDIKYFLRICKELGLTALIEVHDEREMERVLAINGVQLIGINNRSLETFIVDTSNTKTLLEKHGDAIREKGILVVGESGLFTPDDVAYVQNAGVSAVLVGESLVKQADPGQAIAGLFGKELVH from the exons ATGGAGGCGCTGGAGCGGGAC CAGATGCTCAACGCGGTGGAGCTGGAGCAGTGGGAGAGCGGCAAGTCCGTCAACGACATCGCGGCCTGCCAGGGGATCCGCATCCGCCGCCactgccgccccgccgcctccatGGCGGAAATCGAGGCCGAGATGGGCGCCCCCCGCAACATCCTCGAGAAGATCATCTGGGACAAGGAGATCGAAGTGGCCCAG GGGCTTGCAAGGAGTCCTCTGAACGAGGTGATTGAGTCTGCAGGGAAGGCTCCTCCTACACGAGACTTCTATGGTGCGCTGGCAGCAGCCCACAAGCGTAATGGGGTGCCAGCATTGATCGCTGAGGTCAAGAAGGCATCACCAAGTAGGGGCGTACTCAGGGAGAACTTCGATCCT GTTGAAATTGCTCAAGCTTATGAAAAGCATGGAGCTGCGTGCTTGAGCATCTTGACTGATGAGAAGTACTTCCAG GGAAGTTTTGAGAATCTTCAGAAGGTGCGCAAAGCAGGAGTGAAG TGCCCCCTTCTGTGCAAAGAGTTCGTCGTTGATAAATGGCAGATCTATTATGCCCGTGCGATGGGTGCTGATGCAGTTCTGTTAATTGCTGCTGTGCTAACTGATCTCGACATAAAATACTTTCTTCGGATATGCAAGGAGTTGGGATTGACAGCTCTTATTGAG GTTCATGATGAAAGAGAGATGGAGCGTGTCCTCGCGATAAATGGTGTTCAGCTTATTGGCATCAACAACCGCAGCCTTG AGACATTTATAGTGGATACTTCGAACACGAAGACGTTGCTGGAGAAGCATGGTGATGCCATCAGGGAGAAGGGAATATTG GTTGTTGGCGAATCAGGGCTATTCACCCCAGATGATGTTGCTTATGTGCAGAATGCTGGAGTCTCCGCT GTTTTGGTAGGAGAATCCTTGGTGAAGCAAGCAGACCCTGGGCAAGCCATCGCTGGGCTCTTCGGCAAAGAACTGGTGCACTGA